A DNA window from Vigna angularis cultivar LongXiaoDou No.4 chromosome 1, ASM1680809v1, whole genome shotgun sequence contains the following coding sequences:
- the LOC108332294 gene encoding U-box domain-containing protein 28: MVRDDLYITVPSFFRCPISLDVMKSPVSLSTGVTYDRSSIQRWLDNGNNTCPATMQVLQTKEFVPNRTLQRLIQIWSDSLHHPLHSAHSPTSTPSQSLPSKDQILLAISDLQTRADNRFDSLAKISRFAQDSEENRDFLVKMECFVPLLVGFLHNVNGGVEFLEQVVMALDLIIGKMEDREGLKNLILKAQGEAEKQSLDSLLVALRRGNHAAQIASVRVLTSVAVDMESKLLIAEKEGLVSELLKLITPEKDPDLIENCLSCLVAISSPRRSKMKLVCLGAVKVLSKLLCASNVSVSVTEKVLKLVETVSSTKEGRLEICEDSACVAAIVNKVLKVSSVATEHAVTTLWSVCYLFRDETAQEAVTKANGLTKILLLMQSNCSPQVRQMSADLLKIFRVNSKSCLSSYDTKTTHIMPF; this comes from the coding sequence ATGGTTAGGGACGATCTCTACATCACCGTTCCCAGCTTCTTCCGCTGCCCCATATCCCTCGACGTCATGAAATCCCCCGTCAGTCTCTCCACCGGCGTTACCTACGACCGCTCCAGCATCCAGCGCTGGCTCGACAACGGCAACAACACCTGTCCCGCCACCATGCAGGTTCTCCAAACCAAGGAATTTGTTCCTAATCGAACCTTACAGAGGCTCATCCAGATCTGGTCagactccctccaccacccacTCCACTCCGCTCACTCCCCCACCTCCACCCCCTCCCAATCCCTCCCCTCCAAGGACCAAATCCTTCTCGCTATCTCCGACTTGCAGACTCGCGCCGACAACCGCTTCGACTCGCTCGCCAAAATCTCTCGCTTCGCTCAAGATTCCGAAGAGAACCGCGATTTTCTCGTCAAAATGGAATGCTTCGTGCCTCTGCTCGTTGGCTTCCTCCACAATGTCAATGGCGGCGTCGAGTTCCTCGAACAGGTCGTTATGGCGTTGGATTTGATTATCGGAAAAATGGAAGATCGTGAGGGGCTGAAAAACTTGATACTGAAGGCGCAGGGCGAGGCAGAAAAACAGAGTCTGGATTCTCTGCTCGTCGCTCTCCGACGAGGGAACCATGCCGCACAGATAGCATCGGTTAGGGTTTTGACGTCGGTCGCCGTGGACATGGAATCGAAGCTTTTGATAGCGGAGAAGGAAGGTTTAGTGTCCGAATTGCTGAAACTAATCACGCCGGAGAAAGATCCAGATCTAATCGAGAACTGTTTGTCGTGCCTGGTGGCGATTTCGTCTCCGAGACGGAGCAAGATGAAGCTGGTGTGTCTGGGAGCGGTTAAGGTGTTGTCGAAGCTTCTCTGCGCTTCGAACGTGAGCGTGTCGGTGACGGAGAAGGTTCTGAAGCTGGTGGAAACGGTGTCGTCTACGAAGGAAGGGAGGTTGGAGATATGCGAGGATTCAGCGTGCGTGGCGGCGATAGTGAACAAAGTGCTGAAAGTGTCGAGCGTGGCAACGGAACACGCCGTTACGACGCTGTGGAGCGTGTGTTATCTGTTTCGGGATGAGACGGCGCAAGAGGCCGTTACGAAGGCTAACGGCTTGACCAAGATTCTGCTTCTGATGCAGAGTAATTGCTCGCCGCAAGTGCGCCAAATGTCTGCGGATTTGCTCAAGATATTCCGGGTTAATTCCAAGTCGTGTCTTTCATCGTACGACACCAAAACCACTCATATTATGCCCTTTTGA